The following DNA comes from Chitinophaga nivalis.
TATCTGATCCTTACTCCCCTTGCGCAAATGCGCCTATAGCTACTGCACTGCCAGTATGCTTTACTTCACAGCATTCCGCTGTATTTAATACTTTTTTATTTATTCATCAGTTACCGGCGCCAGACAGGTGAACCGTGTAATCCGCTCCGGCTATTGTATGGCCAATGACGTATGTGCATGACTGTTAGTTATAACCGTGCATGTGTGGCGGGCTTGTATTGCCGGAGATAAACGATCATTATTCCACTTTTAAAATATCATATCATGAAAAAAATATTTTCTTTTTTTATCGCTGCCCTTTCTCTCTTCAGTGTATCCCGTGTATTGGCTCAAACGCCGCAGACAGATAGCTTCAAAGTTGCAGGCAACTGTAATATGTGTAAAAAACGGATCGAGAAAGCTGCAACAGCCATACCAGGCGTGAAACAAGCCGTATGGGATGTAAATACTAAAATGATGACGGTTACCTATGATGCTGCAAAAACAGCACCGGCTGCCGTACAGAAACAAGTGGCTGCTGCGGGGCACGATACCGAAAAAGCCAAAGCAGCGGATGCTGTATACAGCCAGTTACCCGGTTGCTGCCGGTATGACCGCAATGGTGGCGACACACCTGCTGCGCACCCACACCACTAAGGAATCAACAGGTGGCAGACAGCCACCGTATGCATAGGATCTATAGCCGGTGCAGTACCACTACTGCACCGGTATTTGAAAAGCACAGATATGGTACATCGTATTATTGAATGGTCACTACGCAACCGGTTTATTGTACTGGTGTTGTCAGCAGTATTGTTTGCGTGGGGGATTTTTGCGGTAAAGAAAAATCCGATAGATGCCATTCCCGACTTATCGGAAAATCAGGTCATCGTATTTACAGAATGGATGGGCCGTGGCCCGCAGTTGATAGAAGACCAGGTTACCTATCCGCTGGTAACCAATTTACAGGGCCTGCCCAAAATCAAATATGTACGCGGTAATTCCATGTTCGGTATGAGTTTTATCTATGTCATCTTTCAGGATGATGTGGATGTTTACTGGGCACGGGAACGGGTATTGGAAAGATTAAGTACTGTGTCGCGTACCCTGCCTGCCGGCGTAACGCCGCAACTGGGACCGGATGGTACTGGCGTAGGCCACATCTTATGGTACACCCTGGATGCACCGGGTATGGACCTCGGTGAGCAACGGGCATTGCAGGACTGGTATATCAAATTTGCCCTGCAGAATGTAGCCGGCGTAAGTGAAATAGCTTCCTTCGGCGGCTTTCAGAAACAATACCAGATTACGGTAGATCCCAA
Coding sequences within:
- a CDS encoding heavy-metal-associated domain-containing protein gives rise to the protein MKKIFSFFIAALSLFSVSRVLAQTPQTDSFKVAGNCNMCKKRIEKAATAIPGVKQAVWDVNTKMMTVTYDAAKTAPAAVQKQVAAAGHDTEKAKAADAVYSQLPGCCRYDRNGGDTPAAHPHH